Proteins co-encoded in one Acipenser ruthenus chromosome 3, fAciRut3.2 maternal haplotype, whole genome shotgun sequence genomic window:
- the LOC117435472 gene encoding protein lifeguard 1-like, protein MSSQEKGYMVPGENNPLQNSVFGFQQPGGFGAPPPGYGQPPPSYGGPTPTYGGPGFAPEAFGQPAFPQGAPGFGQPPYPGQQPPFPQMPFPQMPFPQMPFPQGPSPYQQGPHQPGFQPKGPSHTDDPSVPLNSPGYHQEDIPPSYYDNEDFTPSNLEDKIIRQAFIRKVFMVLTLQLMVTFSFVAVFTFVHEAKQFVHHYPWTYYVSYAIFFVSLIVISCCGDFRRKHPWNLIALSILTLSMSYMVGMIASFYDTDSVVMAVGITAVVCFTVVLFSLQSKYDFTSCRGVLFVCLIVLILFSILCIFIRNRILHIVYASVGALLFTCFLAVDTQMLLGNKQLALSPEEYIFAALNLYTDIINIFLYILAIIGRARE, encoded by the exons ATGTCATCCCAGGAGAAAGGCTACATGGTTCCAGGCGAGAACAACCCCCTCCAGAACTCCGTTTTTGGCTTCCAGCAGCCAGGTGGTTTTGGGGCGCCTCCACCCGGCTATGGGCAGCCCCCACCATCTTATGGGGGGCCAACACCCACATATGGGGGCCCCGGGTTTGCCCCCGAAGCTTTTGGCCAGCCAGCTTTCCCGCAGGGGGCCCCAGGCTTCGGACAGCCCCCCTACCCCGGCCAGCAGCCTCCATTTCCCCAGATGCCCTTTCCCCAGATGCCCTTTCCACAAATGCCCTTTCCCCAAGGACCCTCTCCCTACCAACAAGGACCACATCAGCCAGGATTCCAGCCCAAAGGGCCTTCCCATACTGATGATCCATCTG ttCCTCTAAACAGTCCTGGATACCACCAGGAAGACATTCCCCCATCGTACTACGACAATGAAGACTTCACCCCCTCAAACTTGGAAGACAAGATCATTCGGCAGGCTTTTATCCGCAAG GTGTTCATGGTGTTGACTTTGCAGCTCATGGTAACCTTTTCATTTGTGGCCGTGTTCACGTTTGTGCATGAAGCGAAGCAGTTTGTGCACCATTATCCCTGGACCTACTACGTGTCCTACGCAATCTTCTTTGTATCTCTCATTGTGATCAGCTGCTGTGGGGACTTCAGACGCAAGCACCCATGGAACCTTATTGCCCTG TCTATTCTGACCCTAAGCATGTCCTACATGGTGGGGATGATTGCCAGCTTCTACGACACAGACTCTGTGGTAATGGCAGTGGGGATCACTGCTGTGGTCTGCTTTACTGTGGTCCTGTTCTCTCTGCAG TCAAAATACGACTTCACCTCCTGTCGAGGTGTGCTGTTCGTGTGCCTCATTGTGCTGATCCTCTTCTCCATTCTGTGCATCTTCATCCGGAACCGTATCCTGCACATTGTCTATGCCTCGGTGGGAGCCCTTCTCTTCACTTGT TTCCTGGCTGTGGACACCCAGATGCTCCTTGGAAACAAGCAGCTAGCTCTGAGCCCTGAGGAATACATCTTTGCTGCCCTCAATCTCTACACAGACATCATCAATATTTTCCTGTACATTCTGGCCATCATTGGCAGGGCCCGGGAGTGA
- the LOC117435705 gene encoding vacuolar protein sorting-associated protein 28 homolog isoform X2, with product MFWTALRVQSTAGCEGTLVEISRVAMFHGIPAPAGTGGAPGNKPELCEEVKLYKNAKEREKSDNMTELFAVVKMLQALEKAYIKDCVTLNEYTAAFSRLLVQYKAAFKQVQGSDVGSIDDFCRKYRLFITVMDKLWLEIRGMDEADDSQRDVSL from the exons ATGTTTTGGACAGCTCTCCGTGTTCAATCTACAGCAGGCTGCGAAGGAACTCTAGTTGAG ATCTCCAGAGTCGCCATGTTTCATGGGATCCCAGCGCCTGCAGGCACTGGGGGAG ccCCAGGTAATAAACCAGAACTGTGTGAG GAGgtcaaattatataaaaatgcCAAGGAGCGTGAAAA GTCTGACAACATGACGGAGCTGTTTGCTGTAGTAAAGATGCTTCAGGCCTTAGAGAAAGCTTACATCAAGGACTGTGTGACTCTGaatga GTACACagctgccttctccagactgctgGTTCAATACAAGGCTGCTTTCAAACAGGTGCAGGGGTCCGACGTGGGCTCCATTGATGATTTCTGCAGGAAATACAGG CTTTTTATCACAGTGATGGATAAGCTGTGGCTGGAGATCCGAGGGATGGACGAG GCTGACGACTCTCAGCGGGATGTCAGCCTCTGA
- the LOC117435705 gene encoding vacuolar protein sorting-associated protein 28 homolog isoform X1: MFWTALRVQSTAGCEGTLVEISRVAMFHGIPAPAGTGGAPGNKPELCEEVKLYKNAKEREKSDNMTELFAVVKMLQALEKAYIKDCVTLNEYTAAFSRLLVQYKAAFKQVQGSDVGSIDDFCRKYRLFITVMDKLWLEIRGMDEVIYTKYIQLCPNVLNH; encoded by the exons ATGTTTTGGACAGCTCTCCGTGTTCAATCTACAGCAGGCTGCGAAGGAACTCTAGTTGAG ATCTCCAGAGTCGCCATGTTTCATGGGATCCCAGCGCCTGCAGGCACTGGGGGAG ccCCAGGTAATAAACCAGAACTGTGTGAG GAGgtcaaattatataaaaatgcCAAGGAGCGTGAAAA GTCTGACAACATGACGGAGCTGTTTGCTGTAGTAAAGATGCTTCAGGCCTTAGAGAAAGCTTACATCAAGGACTGTGTGACTCTGaatga GTACACagctgccttctccagactgctgGTTCAATACAAGGCTGCTTTCAAACAGGTGCAGGGGTCCGACGTGGGCTCCATTGATGATTTCTGCAGGAAATACAGG CTTTTTATCACAGTGATGGATAAGCTGTGGCTGGAGATCCGAGGGATGGACGAGGTAATTTACACTAAATATATACAGCTATGTCCAAATGTTTTGAATCActga